In a genomic window of Ralstonia nicotianae:
- a CDS encoding tetratricopeptide repeat protein has protein sequence MALTGFAPQEFIARLIRYIAAPERVGHLSRLALDARPVIVFVGIAIIVADALYRNRHRSVTAASGRPPLTEDGAGHLQPNGRALVESEPSKPEALPLPNNPWLSEGRVILVVLPFESLGGGDKYDYFSEGLTEDMITQLARLSPERLGVIARTSAMRYKSTTKTIHQIGQDLGVSHVLEGSVRRAGDRVRVAAQLIRVSDETHLWAETYEGSRHDILALQIEVAKAIAREIEIKLTPHEQGRLDRTPAIDAQAHEAYVKGRHFWSKRTEEGMRKSIEYFQVAIGYQPNFAAAYDGVADAYTMLACRGVSPARETFHQAKMAARKALQIEPDLGEAYASLAHVRLHDWDWVDLERDFLRAIELNPGHAIAYYWYAEYLMMAGRAEDAIARVRQSQQMDPLNSVLNSSVAIILYLARRYDQAREELNKALEIDPNHFLLHFRLGLVYQQQKLFHDAIEEMQKAVTLSGRSTEALTGLAQTYAAADMRAAMQQIVDALETESEQHYVHPYNMAKVFGSLGDKEQTFGWLEKAYDEHSPDFIELRTEPTFDSVRFDPRFSELLSRVGFNQI, from the coding sequence TTGGCACTCACCGGCTTCGCGCCGCAGGAATTCATCGCTCGACTCATCCGCTATATTGCGGCGCCAGAGAGGGTGGGGCATTTGTCGCGCTTGGCGCTCGATGCCCGGCCGGTGATCGTCTTTGTTGGAATCGCAATCATTGTGGCTGATGCGCTGTATCGGAACCGGCACCGATCGGTCACTGCTGCCTCAGGAAGGCCGCCGCTCACTGAGGATGGAGCGGGACATTTGCAACCTAACGGCAGGGCGCTGGTGGAAAGCGAACCGAGTAAACCGGAAGCATTACCGCTCCCAAATAATCCATGGCTATCAGAAGGGCGAGTGATATTGGTCGTGCTTCCGTTCGAAAGTCTCGGTGGCGGCGACAAATATGATTACTTCAGTGAGGGCTTAACTGAAGATATGATCACCCAGCTTGCCCGGCTCAGCCCGGAGCGCCTGGGTGTAATCGCCCGGACTTCGGCGATGCGCTACAAATCCACGACCAAGACCATTCATCAGATCGGCCAAGACCTCGGGGTTTCCCACGTGCTTGAGGGAAGCGTCCGGCGTGCCGGAGATCGGGTGCGGGTTGCGGCGCAGCTCATCCGGGTCAGCGACGAAACGCACCTTTGGGCCGAGACCTACGAGGGGAGCCGGCATGACATCCTGGCACTCCAGATCGAGGTGGCCAAGGCAATTGCCCGCGAAATTGAGATCAAGCTCACGCCGCACGAGCAAGGGCGCTTAGACCGTACGCCTGCCATTGATGCGCAGGCGCACGAAGCGTATGTCAAGGGGCGACACTTCTGGTCCAAGCGCACCGAAGAAGGCATGCGAAAGAGCATTGAGTATTTTCAGGTCGCTATTGGATACCAGCCGAACTTTGCGGCCGCCTATGATGGCGTGGCCGATGCTTACACGATGCTGGCATGTCGCGGCGTGAGCCCTGCGCGCGAAACGTTTCATCAAGCAAAAATGGCAGCCAGGAAAGCGCTGCAGATTGAGCCTGATTTGGGTGAGGCTTATGCATCACTGGCCCATGTGCGTTTGCACGATTGGGATTGGGTCGATCTGGAACGGGATTTCCTGCGCGCCATTGAACTGAATCCAGGACACGCGATCGCCTACTACTGGTACGCGGAATATCTCATGATGGCAGGCAGAGCCGAAGACGCCATTGCCAGGGTCAGGCAGTCCCAACAGATGGATCCGTTGAATTCAGTGCTGAATTCATCTGTTGCCATCATCTTGTACCTTGCTCGGCGATACGACCAGGCACGGGAAGAGCTCAATAAAGCCCTGGAAATCGATCCAAATCACTTTCTGCTTCACTTCAGGCTGGGATTGGTTTACCAGCAACAGAAGTTGTTCCATGACGCAATCGAGGAGATGCAGAAGGCTGTAACGCTTTCCGGGAGGAGCACAGAGGCGCTGACAGGGCTGGCCCAGACCTATGCTGCCGCCGACATGAGAGCCGCCATGCAGCAGATCGTGGATGCGCTGGAGACGGAATCCGAACAGCACTACGTCCACCCCTACAACATGGCGAAAGTGTTTGGTTCGCTCGGGGACAAAGAGCAGACCTTCGGCTGGCTGGAAAAAGCCTACGATGAGCACAGTCCTGACTTCATTGAGCTCAGGACAGAACCTACCTTCGACAGCGTTCGCTTCGATCCCAGATTCTCTGAACTGCTATCCCGCGTCGGGTTCAACCAGATCTGA
- the cysC gene encoding adenylyl-sulfate kinase has protein sequence MTPAPSTLWLTGLSAAGKTTLAHALAEALTAAGAACQVLDGDVVRQALSRDLGFSRADRSQNIRRVADRCRQLNDAGSWAIAAVISPYRADREQARRTVGEPRFFEIHLATPLTVCERRDPKGLYRRARAGEIAHFTGISDAYEVPQHPDLRFDTATRSVAECVDATMALLAAVSGNVMTLSSESVSNAGSI, from the coding sequence ATGACGCCCGCCCCTTCCACGCTGTGGCTGACGGGCCTGAGCGCAGCCGGCAAGACGACCCTCGCGCATGCGCTCGCAGAGGCGCTGACGGCCGCCGGCGCTGCCTGCCAGGTTCTTGATGGCGACGTGGTGCGCCAGGCATTGAGCCGCGACCTCGGCTTCTCCAGGGCCGACCGCAGCCAGAACATCCGGCGCGTGGCTGACCGGTGCCGGCAGCTCAATGATGCCGGGTCATGGGCCATCGCCGCCGTGATTTCGCCCTATCGGGCGGACCGCGAACAGGCGCGCCGGACAGTCGGCGAACCCAGGTTCTTCGAAATCCATCTGGCCACCCCGCTCACGGTATGCGAGCGGCGCGACCCGAAAGGTTTGTATCGCCGGGCCCGTGCGGGAGAGATCGCGCATTTCACCGGCATCAGCGATGCCTATGAAGTGCCGCAGCACCCCGATCTGCGGTTCGACACCGCGACACGGTCAGTGGCCGAGTGCGTGGACGCGACCATGGCATTGCTTGCGGCTGTAAGCGGCAATGTCATGACACTCAGTTCAGAATCTGTCTCGAACGCTGGATCGATCTGA
- a CDS encoding alpha/beta hydrolase family protein, which produces MLKPVSTRSGARNIAAGLAGTLLLMSLMSGCTVLDRNARAEAQAAPAGLHREQLDTGSFVLTAYSRIARPDAPLDLYIEGDGLAWISRSEPSLDPTPREAVGLALAAADPAPNVAYVARPCQFTPMAMNPRCGVPYWTGKRFAPEAVASIDQAVSHFAAKVPGQRIHLIGYSGGGALAVLVAARRTDVASIRTVAGNLDHAFVNRLHDVSSMPQSENAIDFAQRVASIPQVHFSGADDTVVPPIVAQRFVEATGKRCAQARTVPGITHGGDWSRLWPRLLGVTPVCSEPSGAHQEPQAKE; this is translated from the coding sequence ATGCTGAAGCCGGTGTCGACGCGATCAGGAGCCAGGAACATTGCCGCCGGGCTGGCGGGCACCCTGCTGTTGATGAGCCTGATGAGCGGCTGCACGGTGCTCGACCGGAATGCCCGTGCCGAAGCGCAGGCCGCACCCGCCGGCCTGCACCGTGAACAGCTGGATACCGGCAGCTTTGTGCTGACCGCCTATTCGCGTATTGCCCGGCCCGATGCCCCGCTCGACCTCTATATCGAGGGTGACGGGCTGGCCTGGATTTCGCGCAGCGAGCCGTCGCTGGACCCGACACCACGCGAGGCGGTCGGCTTGGCGCTGGCGGCCGCGGACCCGGCCCCGAACGTCGCGTACGTGGCACGCCCCTGCCAATTCACGCCGATGGCGATGAATCCGCGGTGCGGCGTGCCGTACTGGACCGGCAAGCGCTTTGCGCCCGAGGCCGTGGCGTCGATCGACCAGGCCGTGAGCCACTTCGCGGCCAAGGTGCCGGGGCAACGCATCCATCTGATCGGCTATTCCGGCGGCGGTGCGCTGGCCGTGCTCGTGGCGGCACGCCGCACAGACGTCGCGTCGATCCGCACGGTAGCGGGCAATCTTGACCATGCGTTCGTCAATCGCCTGCACGACGTTTCATCGATGCCGCAATCGGAAAACGCGATCGATTTCGCGCAGCGGGTCGCGTCCATTCCACAGGTGCATTTCAGCGGAGCGGACGATACCGTGGTGCCGCCCATCGTCGCGCAGCGTTTTGTCGAGGCCACGGGCAAACGATGCGCACAGGCACGCACGGTTCCCGGCATCACGCACGGCGGCGACTGGAGCCGCTTGTGGCCCCGGCTGCTGGGCGTGACGCCAGTCTGCAGCGAGCCTTCCGGTGCCCACCAGGAACCCCAGGCAAAGGAATGA
- a CDS encoding glycosyltransferase family 9 protein: MMSGALSAVQAIEHQVRPLLAAGRFEEAEALVRPPLASGSGPLVLWKLLAAALRPQGRIAETRAIQEMLVAHAPGDFPARFDLSETLLLLGEFERGWREYRYRYSLAHTAAIERKVQRPRWSGQPIPGQTLLIHDEQGFGDTFQFLRMVPWAKARSGARVILEVNAETLSLARRSPGFDHIVARGSLPPPFDAHCELMSLPMAMGLKPSDLPGPVPYLSADPLRIAQWQQRLAGLPRPLVALVWAGRPTHFNDANRSLTLARLAPLAHPGATFLSIQKGPAAAQSADPPPGMSLVPLSDDIRDFEDTAAILSIADLLISVDSAPVHLAGALGRPVWVMLPFVPDWRWLLERTDTPWYPGMRLFRQHARGNWDGVLSAMAGELARLAA, translated from the coding sequence ATGATGTCCGGCGCGCTGTCCGCGGTCCAGGCGATCGAGCACCAGGTCCGCCCGCTGCTCGCGGCCGGACGCTTCGAAGAAGCCGAAGCGCTGGTGCGCCCGCCGCTCGCCTCGGGCAGTGGGCCGCTCGTGCTATGGAAACTGCTGGCGGCGGCGCTCCGCCCGCAGGGACGCATCGCGGAAACGCGGGCCATCCAGGAGATGCTGGTGGCGCACGCGCCGGGCGACTTTCCGGCACGCTTCGATTTGTCCGAAACGCTGCTGCTGCTGGGCGAGTTCGAGCGCGGCTGGCGTGAATACCGCTACCGCTACAGTCTCGCGCACACGGCAGCCATCGAACGCAAGGTGCAGCGCCCGCGCTGGAGCGGCCAGCCCATCCCCGGCCAGACCCTGCTGATCCACGATGAGCAGGGCTTTGGCGATACCTTCCAGTTCCTGCGGATGGTGCCGTGGGCCAAGGCACGCAGCGGCGCGCGCGTGATCCTGGAGGTCAACGCGGAAACCCTGTCGCTCGCGCGGCGCAGCCCGGGTTTCGATCACATTGTCGCGCGCGGCAGCCTGCCGCCTCCGTTCGACGCGCATTGCGAGTTGATGAGCCTGCCGATGGCAATGGGGCTGAAGCCGTCGGATCTTCCCGGACCGGTTCCCTACCTGTCGGCCGACCCGCTGCGCATCGCCCAATGGCAGCAGCGGCTGGCAGGCCTGCCGCGACCGCTCGTCGCCCTGGTCTGGGCTGGCCGGCCGACGCACTTCAACGACGCGAACCGTTCGCTGACACTGGCCCGGCTCGCGCCGTTGGCGCACCCGGGCGCCACGTTCCTGTCGATCCAGAAAGGTCCGGCGGCGGCGCAGTCGGCAGACCCGCCGCCGGGCATGTCGCTCGTGCCGCTGAGCGACGATATCCGCGATTTCGAGGATACGGCGGCGATTCTCTCCATCGCCGACCTCCTGATCTCGGTCGATTCGGCGCCGGTGCATCTCGCCGGCGCGCTGGGGCGTCCGGTCTGGGTCATGCTGCCGTTCGTACCGGACTGGCGATGGCTGCTGGAGCGAACCGATACGCCGTGGTATCCGGGCATGCGTCTTTTCCGCCAGCACGCGCGCGGGAACTGGGACGGCGTGCTATCCGCCATGGCGGGCGAGCTTGCCCGTCTTGCCGCGTGA